TGGCCCGTTCAACGGCTATGCCGATGATCACCGCCGAAGGCGGTTTGTCGAAGTATCTTGAAGAAATCCGCCGGTTTCCGATGCTGGAGCCGCAGGAAGAATACATGTTGGCGAAGAGCTGGCGCGAACACGGCGATCGTGACGCGGCGCACAAACTCGTCACCAGCCATCTGCGGCTCGTCGCCAAGATCGCGATGGGGTATCGCGGCTACGGCCTGCCGATTTCCGAGATCGTCTCGGAAGGCAATGTCGGCCTGATGCAGGCGGTGAAGCGGTTCGAGCCTGAAAAAGGCTTCCGCCTCGCGACCTATGCGATGTGGTGGATCAAGGCCGCCATCCAGGAATACATCCTGCGTTCGTGGTCGCTCGTGAAGATGGGCACCACCGCGAACCAGAAGAAGCTGTTCTTCAACCTGCGCAAGGCGAAGAGCAAAATCTCGGCGCTGAATGACGGCGATCTCAAGCCCGATCAGGTCGCGCAGATCGCCAAGCGTCTCGGCGTGACGGAAAAGGACGTTGTCGACATGAACCGCCGTCTCGGCGGCGATACGTCGCTCAACGCGCCGATCCGCGACGATGGCGATTCCGGCGAGTGGCAGGACTGGCTTGCGGACGAATCCGCCGGTCAGGAAGAAATCCTGGCCGACAACGAGGAGATGGACAATCGCCGGTCCGCGCTCGATCACGCGCTGACCGTGCTCAACGATCGCGAACGCCGCATCTTCGAGGCGCGGCGTCTCGCCGACGATCCGGTCACGCTCGAGGAGCTGGCGGAAGAGTTCGGCGTCTCGCGCGAACGCGTGCGTCAGATCGAAGTGCGTGCGTTCGAAAAGGTGCAGAAGGCGGTGAAGAATAAAGTCGCCGCGCTCGAAACGCCGAAGGCGCAGGAAGCGCTGGCCGCCCACTGAAAAGCGGTACATTTTGAATTTGAAAGCCGGGCTTGATGCCCGGCTTTTTTATTGCCGGCGGATATCATCGACAATGACACGGCCTT
The genomic region above belongs to Pseudorhodoplanes sinuspersici and contains:
- the rpoH gene encoding RNA polymerase sigma factor RpoH, translating into MARSTAMPMITAEGGLSKYLEEIRRFPMLEPQEEYMLAKSWREHGDRDAAHKLVTSHLRLVAKIAMGYRGYGLPISEIVSEGNVGLMQAVKRFEPEKGFRLATYAMWWIKAAIQEYILRSWSLVKMGTTANQKKLFFNLRKAKSKISALNDGDLKPDQVAQIAKRLGVTEKDVVDMNRRLGGDTSLNAPIRDDGDSGEWQDWLADESAGQEEILADNEEMDNRRSALDHALTVLNDRERRIFEARRLADDPVTLEELAEEFGVSRERVRQIEVRAFEKVQKAVKNKVAALETPKAQEALAAH